A region of the Oenanthe melanoleuca isolate GR-GAL-2019-014 chromosome 14, OMel1.0, whole genome shotgun sequence genome:
CCAGTATTTAAGTCAACTATGGCTTaggaaaaggaacaggaaagTGGCACGTTTGCTGTGACACGCAGAGCAAGCAGCACAGCGGGGCACCGGCAAGAGCAAGGCTGCGGGGATCCATCCGTGCACAAGCCGCGGGACGGTGCCcggtggcacagggcagggcacgGCCCCCGCCCCGGGCAGGGACAGCCGCTCGTCCGGCCGCGCTCCGCCGTTACTCGGGTAGCGGCTGCGAaccgccccgggcccggccggTGACACCGGGACACgagcccgccccggccccgccgcccccgcccaCCTGCAGCCGCACGTTGAGCATCATGGAGGCGACGATGTAGAGGTAGGGGAAGTTGATGCGGAGCTTCCAGGCCAGGTCGAAGAAGATGAGGAGGGTCCTGGTGAGCCCCTTGCAGAAGACGCCGTAGGACCTGGCCGCGGCCGACTGGGAGAGCCTGGCAGCGAGCGCGGACAGAGCCGCCGCCATAAACCCGCCCCCGCTcccgcggccgcgccgcgcccgggcgccgccgccgcctccccgcgcTGCGCGTGCCCGCCGGGCGGGGCGCGCGGCCGCGCGTCAGCACCGCGCGTGcgccggccgggccgggccgggctgcggcAGCGCGCGGCTCTGCTCGCTGCGCATGCGcgaggggcgggcggggcgcggcgcgggggcCGTTGGCGCGGGGGCGGTACCGGCCCCGCCCTCCCGCCGCCCTCacgcgccgccgccccgcccccggcgcggccccgccctCGGGTGTCGGTGTCGTGAGGGGAGCGCGCGGGGTCACCGCAGCGATCGtcgagtccagctcctggctccgCACAGGACACTCCACAGGAGTCCCGCTAGGTGCCTAAGAGCTTTGTCCGGCACTTCTTGGGCCCTTGTCAGGTTTGGTGCTCtggccacttccctggggagtctGTTCCAGCCCCACCCTCTCGGGGAAAAGCCTTCTACTTATACCCGATTTTAACCAATCCTGGGTTACCGTGATTCAACCCATTTTCTGAGGGCGTGACCCAGGTGTGCTGTCCGGCCTGCTCAGTAACACCTGCACGGGGCATGGATGTAGAATCATAGGGTTGGAAGGACCTTTCAGACCACGGGCAGTGTCGCCTTCCTCTATCCCACATGGCTCCAAGCCTGTCCAACCCttgacactgccagggctggggcagcttcTCTAggcctctgtgccagggcctcacctgCCTCACATGGGGGAATTTTCTCCAAACATCTAAACCCACTCTCTTTCAGTGTGAAATGTCAATCATGGTTTCTGGGTTTGGTGCGTTTTAttgtgatttttgttgtttacaCAGCCACATGAAGAATTCAGTGAGCCAGCTACTGTCACAAGGAAatgctttgctttgcctttcaAGCCAATACTTGAGTTAcataatgaattaaaaatacactgttCAGGTCTGGGTTacacacaaaattttaaaaacattttgcaaacattttctaGAAAGGTCTTCGAGATAAATTCCCATTATGACACTTTTCAGTGGCAAAAATGTCCCAAAAGATGAACAGTTGACCACTATAATTTTTGGACACagccccatttttttcctcttgaactGTTCTTTCCAGTTTCCATTCAATCAGCTTCAATAattgaaatgaaacagaaaaatcaataaattGATCTAAACTTCTTATAAAATACTATTATATTGACAAAGAATCAAGCTGATGTACAAAGACAGGACAATTTCCAGAACAGCACATTTAGCAGCTTTCCATTATTAATTGGAAAAACATGTAGGATACAGAAAGGTTAAATCAGGAAGCTGATTAACTTTGTATTTACCAGTAGATGTCTGCCAGTCTCATTAGTTCTGGCTTATGTTGCACATTGCAACAGATGTGAGACAGTATCAATTTTTAAATCTTGATTAAGAGTAAATTACTTTCTACACTAAAATAGGCAATATAATTACAAAATTAGGTCATAATAACAAGTTAGCGTCAGTATTTATTTGGATCTAATGATTTCATTAAATAGTGAGATTGAAGAAACACTCTTTAGCTTTCCAACAAAGAAATTAGCAGATAATGCAATTCAATACCAATTGAAGAGATTTACCAGAGATTTT
Encoded here:
- the LOC130259354 gene encoding salivary gland specific protein SAGSIN1, with the protein product MAAALSALAARLSQSAAARSYGVFCKGLTRTLLIFFDLAWKLRINFPYLYIVASMMLNVRLQVHIEIH